A stretch of Mauremys reevesii isolate NIE-2019 linkage group 25, ASM1616193v1, whole genome shotgun sequence DNA encodes these proteins:
- the LOC120390786 gene encoding pleckstrin homology domain-containing family A member 3-like isoform X4 yields MAVCEIKVHPTDPTRMELVIPGEQYFYLKAAGAAERQKWLVALGSSKACLGDSRSQKDKDMHLSSESLGRKLSELRLYCDVLTQQVLDVQESTRPQDNGSPLDIEKMNEASSLLRATCSQFISTLEECMKFANARLAPELYQPSPSPLPQDFVGTKLPHSHRVRRSLSHTGIVSPDRGAEPPRPPVPPQRGAMTVVRNLEEMVMFRSQHWSQQGPAPDSPVGTIVEEREEAPLPTQESPAELAGSDKRK; encoded by the exons TGCACCCCACCGACCCCACGCGCATGGAGCTGGTGATTCCAGGGGAGCAGTATTTCTACCTGaaggcagcgggggctgcagagaggcagaAGTGGCTGGTGGCCCTGGGCAGCTCTAAAGCCTGTTTGGGCGACAGCAGGAGCCAGAAGGACAAAG ACATGCACCTGAGCAGCGAGTCCCTGGGCCGGAAGCTGTCGGAGCTGCGGCTGTACTGCGACGTGCTGACTCAGCAGGTCTTGGACGTCCAGGAGTCCACGCGGCCCCAGGACAATGGCTCCCCCCTCGATATCGAG AAGATGAACGAagcctcctccctgctcagagccacctgcagccagtTCATCTCCACGCTGGAGGAGTGCATGAAATTCGCCAACGCCCGCCTGGCACCCGAGCTCTACCAGCCCTCGccgtcccccctgccccaggacttCGTAGGCACCAAACTCCCACACTCCCATAGA GTGAGACGCTCCCTCAGCCACACGGGCATCGTGTCCCCCGACAG AGGGGCAGAGCCGCCCCGGCCCCCAGTGCCGCCACAGAGGGGCGCCATGACGGTGGTGCGCAACCTGGAGGAGATGGTGATGTTCCGCTCGCAGCACTGGAGCCAGCAGGGCCCCGCGCCCGACAGCCCTGTCGGCACCATCGTGGAGGAGAGGGAAG AGGCACCGCTGCCCACGCAAGAGTCCCCGGCGGAATTGGCTGGCAGTGACAAGCGGAAGTGA